One segment of Primulina tabacum isolate GXHZ01 chromosome 14, ASM2559414v2, whole genome shotgun sequence DNA contains the following:
- the LOC142523884 gene encoding protein FAR1-RELATED SEQUENCE 5-like yields the protein MDSCSNIEFKPKIGMKFDSLDESWKFWVEYGGKIGFGVRKNYFNKNKNTGFITSYKYVCCKEGVRKKDKRDSSTLNHRLETRTNCKVRMGVTFVDSKYKVNEFIEEHNHPLQLQETVHMLSSQRKITEVQAYEIDLAEDVGLKQKSKHAGGIDGLGYTMLEAKNYIRSKRQRSMVYGEVGSLMRYFQQQLSKNSSFYHVNQMDVEEQITNVFWADARMIIDYEYFGDVVSLDIMYCTNRAYRPLAIFSGFNHHRGAVIFGAALLYDEIASSFKWLFETFLEAHKQKKPLTIFTDQNQAMAKALQEVMPEVFQGLAHGI from the coding sequence ATGGATTCTTGTTCAAATATCGAATTCAAGCCTAAGATTGGTATGAAATTTGATAGTCTAGACGAGTCTTGGAAGTTTTGGGTTGAATATGGTGGGAAAATTGGATTTGGAGTTAGGAAGAATTATTTTAACAAGAACAAGAACACCGGATTTATAACTTCGTATAAATATGTTTGTTGCAAGGAGGGTGTTCGTAAAAAAGACAAAAGAGATTCATCAACACTCAATCATCGGCTTGAGACTCGAACAAATTGTAAAGTAAGAATGGGCGTCACATTTGTGGATAGTAAATATAAAGTTAATGAGTTTATCGAAGAGCATAATCACCCACTCCAACTTCAAGAAACAGTTCATATGTTATCCTCTCAACGTAAAATTACAGAAGTTCAAGCCTATGAGATTGATTTGGCAGAGGATGTTGGGCTTAAACAAAAATCAAAGCATGCAGGGGGAATAGATGGTCTTGGTTATACCATGTTGGAAGCTAAAAATTATATTCGATCCAAGAGACAAAGAAGTATGGTATATGGGGAAGTTGGTTCTCTGATGCGATATTTTCAACAACAATTATctaaaaattcatcattttaccATGTTAATCAGATGGATGTGGAAGAACAGATAACTAATGTTTTTTGGGCTGATGCGAGAATGATAATCGACTATGAGTATTTTGGTGATGTTGTGTCACTAGATATCATGTATTGTACAAACCGTGCATACCGACCACTTGCTATCTTCTCAGGTTTCAATCATCATAGAGGAGCGGTGATTTTTGGTGCAGCACTTTTGTATGATGAGATTGCATCATCATTTAAATGGTTGTTCGAAACTTTTTTAGAGGCACACAAGCAAAAAAAGCCTCTCACTATCTTCACTGATCAGAATCAAGCTATGGCAAAGGCCTTACAGGAGGTGATGCCTGAGGTATTTCAGGGATTGGCACATGgcatttga